A genomic window from Flavobacterium phycosphaerae includes:
- a CDS encoding glycoside hydrolase family 31 protein has product MITNTELEHKGDQFPTKIVSFEKDVDSIYFHTNNNVILKITILRDSLIRFRYTTKGYFSNDFSYAIDKNQSHGYNQLEVVEEPSFYVIKTSKVFCKVNKKDLKVSIHDIDGFTILEDEIGFHWEECYEHGGNIVKMSKASKDGESFYGLGDKATHLNLKGKRVENWATDQYAFHKDQEPLYKVVPFYIGLHHNKAYGIFFDNTFRTFFDFCHERRNVTSFWAEGGEMNYYFFYGPKMSDVVVNYTHLTGKPELPPMWTLGYHQCKWSYYPESKVKEVTAKFRELRIPCDAIYLDIDYMEGFRCFTWSKEYFPEPKRMVAELAKDGFKTVVIIDPGIKIDKDYWVYQEALKNDYFCKRADGPFMKGKVWPGECNFPDYTNPEVREWWAGLFKELISEIGVKGVWNDMNEPAVMDVPGKTFPYDVRHDYDGNPCSHRKAHNIYGTQMARATYEGVKRFAYPKRPFIITRSAYSGAQRYTSSWTGDNVASWEHLWIANIQMQRMSISGMGFTGSDIGGFAEQPSGELYARWIQLGVFHPFCRTHSSGDHGEQEPWSFGEEVIDITRKFVELRYQLLPYLYTMFWQYVNEGTPMLKPLVYFDQEDFQTHYRTDEFIFGNQILVCPILEPNAQGRRMYLPKGNWYNYWTGELTEGMKELWVNTNYDEIPVFIKEGAILPKYPVQQYVGELQFDELILEVYYKLGKEKSTVYEDAQDGYDYNKGRFSLRTFSLNGKEKELIIQQHTEGTFETHYSKFKINLNSLPFKVKKIEVDNEKMPLEQIQYNGNNTILIDKDFTELHIFGA; this is encoded by the coding sequence ATGATTACCAACACAGAACTTGAGCATAAAGGCGATCAGTTTCCAACCAAAATTGTTTCTTTCGAAAAAGATGTTGACAGTATTTATTTTCATACCAACAATAATGTCATTTTAAAAATCACGATTCTCAGAGACAGTCTGATTCGTTTTCGCTATACCACCAAAGGCTACTTCAGCAACGACTTTTCCTATGCTATTGATAAAAACCAATCCCACGGTTACAATCAGTTAGAGGTTGTTGAAGAACCTAGCTTTTATGTAATAAAAACCAGCAAAGTCTTTTGTAAAGTCAATAAAAAAGATTTAAAAGTTTCGATTCACGATATAGATGGCTTTACCATTTTGGAAGATGAAATAGGGTTTCATTGGGAAGAATGTTACGAGCACGGCGGCAATATTGTAAAAATGAGCAAAGCCTCTAAAGACGGTGAAAGTTTTTACGGATTGGGAGACAAAGCGACGCACCTAAACCTAAAAGGAAAACGTGTTGAAAATTGGGCCACCGACCAATATGCCTTCCATAAAGACCAAGAGCCATTATACAAAGTAGTACCGTTTTACATCGGGTTGCACCACAATAAAGCCTATGGGATTTTCTTTGATAATACCTTCAGAACCTTTTTTGATTTTTGTCATGAAAGAAGAAATGTTACGAGTTTTTGGGCCGAAGGAGGAGAGATGAATTATTACTTTTTCTACGGTCCGAAGATGAGCGATGTGGTTGTAAATTACACTCATTTAACCGGGAAACCCGAACTACCGCCAATGTGGACGTTGGGCTATCACCAATGCAAATGGAGTTATTATCCCGAAAGTAAAGTAAAAGAAGTAACCGCTAAATTCAGGGAATTGCGTATTCCGTGTGATGCTATTTATTTAGATATCGATTATATGGAAGGCTTTCGTTGTTTCACCTGGAGCAAAGAGTATTTCCCAGAACCTAAACGAATGGTAGCCGAATTAGCCAAAGACGGTTTCAAAACCGTGGTGATTATTGACCCTGGCATTAAAATCGATAAAGACTATTGGGTATATCAGGAAGCTCTGAAAAATGATTATTTCTGCAAAAGAGCCGATGGCCCGTTTATGAAGGGAAAAGTATGGCCGGGCGAATGTAATTTCCCGGATTATACCAATCCGGAAGTGCGTGAATGGTGGGCAGGTTTATTCAAAGAATTGATTTCTGAAATTGGTGTCAAAGGCGTTTGGAACGATATGAATGAACCTGCTGTTATGGATGTTCCCGGGAAAACCTTCCCCTACGATGTGCGTCATGATTATGACGGAAACCCTTGCAGTCACCGAAAAGCCCACAATATTTACGGCACCCAAATGGCACGAGCCACTTATGAAGGAGTGAAACGATTTGCTTATCCGAAAAGACCGTTTATCATCACCCGTTCTGCCTATTCAGGTGCGCAGCGATATACTTCGTCTTGGACAGGCGATAACGTTGCCAGCTGGGAACATTTATGGATTGCCAACATACAAATGCAAAGAATGTCGATTTCCGGAATGGGATTCACCGGTTCGGATATTGGTGGATTCGCTGAGCAGCCTTCGGGTGAATTGTATGCACGTTGGATTCAGTTAGGTGTTTTCCATCCTTTTTGCCGAACCCATTCTTCGGGCGATCATGGCGAACAGGAACCTTGGTCATTTGGCGAAGAAGTGATTGATATTACCAGGAAGTTTGTGGAATTGCGGTACCAATTGTTACCGTATTTGTACACTATGTTTTGGCAATATGTGAATGAAGGAACCCCTATGTTAAAACCGTTGGTATATTTTGACCAAGAAGATTTTCAAACCCATTATAGAACCGATGAATTTATTTTCGGAAACCAAATCTTAGTTTGCCCGATATTAGAACCTAATGCCCAAGGACGTCGCATGTATTTGCCCAAAGGCAATTGGTACAACTACTGGACCGGCGAGTTAACCGAAGGCATGAAAGAACTTTGGGTAAATACGAATTATGATGAAATTCCGGTGTTTATCAAAGAAGGGGCAATTCTTCCCAAATATCCGGTGCAGCAATATGTGGGTGAATTGCAGTTTGATGAACTCATTTTGGAGGTGTATTATAAGTTAGGCAAAGAAAAGTCGACGGTGTATGAAGACGCGCAGGATGGTTATGATTACAACAAAGGACGTTTTTCGTTGCGAACTTTTTCATTGAACGGAAAAGAAAAAGAACTAATCATTCAGCAACACACTGAAGGTACTTTTGAAACCCATTATTCTAAATTCAAAATCAACTTAAATTCCTTACCATTCAAGGTGAAGAAAATAGAGGTTGACAATGAAAAAATGCCTTTGGAGCAAATTCAGTACAACGGAAATAATACCATTTTAATTGATAAAGATTTTACTGAATTGCACATTTTTGGTGCCTAG